One Setaria viridis chromosome 5, Setaria_viridis_v4.0, whole genome shotgun sequence genomic region harbors:
- the LOC117857344 gene encoding 14-3-3-like protein GF14-C, whose protein sequence is MSREENVYMAKLAEQAERYEEMVEYMEKVAKTVDVEELTVEERNLLSVAYKNVIGARRASWRIVSSIEQKEESRKNEEHVNLIKEYRGKIEAELSNICDGILKLLDSHLVPSSTAAESKVFYLKMKGDYHRYLAEFKTGTERKESAESTMVAYKAAQDIALAEMAPTHPIRLGLALNFSVFYYEILNSPDKACNLAKQAFDEAISELDTLGEESYKDSTLIMQLLRDNLTLWTSDLTEDGADEGKEASKGDAGEGQ, encoded by the exons ATGTCGAGGGAGGAGAATGTTTACATGGCCAAGCTGGCTGAGCAGGCTGAAAGGTATGAGGAGATGGTTGAGTATATGGAGAAGGTGGCTAAGACTGTAGATGTTGAAGAGCTCACTGTTGAGGAGCGTAACCTCCTGTCTGTTGCATACAAGAATGTGATTGGGGCTCGCCGTGCTTCATGGCGCATTGTCTCTTCCATTGAACAGAAGGAGGAGTCCCGTAAGAATGAAGAGCATGTGAACCTTATCAAGGAATACCGTGGGAAGATTGAGGCTGAATTGAGCAATATCTGTGATGGCATCCTGAAGCTGCTTGATTCCCACCTAGTTCCTTCTTCTACTGCTGCCGAATCAAAGGTCTTCTACCTCAAGATGAAGGGTGATTATCACAG GTATCTTGCGGAATTTAAGACTGGCACAGAGAGGAAGGAATCTGCTGAGAGCACGATGGTGGCCTACAAGGCTGCTCAG GACATTGCTCTGGCTGAGATGGCACCTACCCATCCGATAAGGCTTGGGCTTGCTCTTAACTTCTCAGTGTTCTATTATGAGATTCTGAACTCCCCAGACAAAGCTTGCAACCTTGCAAAGCAG GCGTTTGATGAAGCTATCTCTGAGTTAGACACCCTTGGGGAGGAGTCATACAAAGATAGCACTCTGATCATGCAGCTCCTGAGGGACAACTTGACCCTTTGGACCTCTGACCTCACG GAGGATGGTGCCGACGAGGGCAAAGAAGCCTCGAAAGGTGATGCTGGCGAGGGACAGTAA